The Acidobacteriota bacterium genome includes a window with the following:
- a CDS encoding DUF533 domain-containing protein, with amino-acid sequence MEDTSAQLAHEPKSEAFSREERILFCRAVANMITADHQVSEEERAYLSGLVRETGLSLLDEDVTLSIESELRSPTPLADLVQPIKSPELRRTLYRAVVEVALCDRTLVKEEEDHLAKLAELFELDPQAARELIQWTLDSLELEKRESDILARL; translated from the coding sequence ATGGAAGACACTTCTGCTCAGCTTGCCCATGAACCCAAAAGCGAAGCCTTTAGCCGCGAGGAACGGATTTTATTTTGTCGGGCTGTCGCCAATATGATTACGGCGGATCATCAGGTTTCCGAAGAGGAGCGCGCTTACCTGTCCGGGTTAGTTCGTGAAACCGGTTTGTCGTTGCTCGATGAAGATGTGACCCTTTCGATTGAATCTGAACTCAGGTCGCCGACTCCCCTGGCTGATTTAGTGCAACCGATCAAAAGCCCGGAATTGCGCCGGACCCTGTATCGGGCCGTTGTCGAAGTCGCCCTCTGTGATCGCACGCTCGTGAAGGAAGAAGAGGATCATCTGGCCAAATTAGCCGAACTCTTTGAACTGGATCCTCAGGCCGCTCGGGAATTGATTCAGTGGACGCTTGACAGTTTGGAACTCGAAAAACGCGAATCGGACATTCTGGCCAGACTGTAA
- a CDS encoding iron-sulfur cluster assembly accessory protein, which yields MQLTLTPKAITEVKKFIADEGLGTEGGLRVRVMPGGCSGFQYALDVEEAPRDGDNIFDSNGLRVFIDPFSEQYLEGVEIDYVTSVMGSGFTFRNPNAAGSCGCGSSFTV from the coding sequence ATGCAACTGACGCTGACTCCTAAAGCAATCACTGAAGTGAAAAAATTTATTGCGGATGAGGGCCTTGGCACAGAGGGGGGTTTGCGTGTACGCGTAATGCCCGGAGGCTGCTCAGGCTTCCAATACGCTCTGGATGTTGAAGAAGCCCCACGCGATGGCGATAACATTTTTGATTCCAATGGATTACGAGTTTTCATCGATCCATTTAGCGAACAATATTTGGAAGGTGTGGAAATTGATTATGTGACAAGTGTCATGGGTTCTGGATTTACGTTCCGCAACCCCAACGCGGCTGGAAGCTGCGGCTGCGGCAGTTCCTTCACCGTCTAA
- a CDS encoding aminopeptidase P N-terminal domain-containing protein, which yields MTPQPSSASVSSPKQRTKGGVHAPVAFDADLYKARRAQVLERLGRNTLVLFSPPEAHRTHDLNYRYRPDSDVYYLTGFDEPETVLVLTNDHPEHKFVMFVRPRDPERETWDGFRAGLEGAVNRYGADVAFPISEFSSKIAEYLNNGQTLYYRFSRDEVFNQHIFNAMKAARWRSHRSGHAPDTIRDTGCLLGEMRLRKDPSELNRMRIAGEIAAEAHCEAMLATAPGKYEFEIEAVIEYVFRRRGALGPAYTSIIGSGANATILHYNTNDRLMEDGDLLLIDAGCEYGYYASDITRTFPVNGKFIDPQRKIYEAVLKSQLASIDMVKPGNRFIDYHNKATEVLVEELLKLGLLEGTVEKNLEDKSYMKFYMHRAGHWLGSDVHDASSYVVEQEDDYVSRIFEPGMVVTVEPGLYFQTSLEGVPAEYLGIGIRIEDDVVVTETGNEILTAGVPKLIDEIEALMAR from the coding sequence ATGACGCCACAACCATCCAGCGCAAGTGTCTCTTCACCCAAACAACGCACCAAAGGCGGAGTTCACGCTCCGGTTGCGTTTGATGCCGATCTGTACAAAGCCCGCCGGGCGCAGGTTTTGGAACGATTAGGCCGAAATACGCTGGTGCTTTTTAGCCCACCTGAAGCCCACCGAACCCACGATTTGAATTATCGCTATCGCCCAGACAGCGATGTGTATTACCTGACCGGATTTGATGAACCTGAAACCGTCCTGGTGTTGACCAATGATCATCCGGAACACAAATTCGTGATGTTTGTCAGACCTCGCGACCCCGAACGCGAAACATGGGATGGCTTCCGGGCCGGGCTTGAAGGCGCAGTGAACCGATATGGGGCGGATGTCGCTTTTCCCATCAGTGAGTTTTCATCCAAAATTGCCGAATACCTCAACAATGGCCAGACCCTGTACTACCGGTTTAGCCGCGATGAAGTCTTCAACCAGCATATTTTCAACGCCATGAAAGCTGCCCGGTGGCGATCACATCGAAGTGGGCATGCACCGGATACGATTCGCGACACGGGATGCCTGCTTGGCGAAATGCGCCTCCGGAAAGATCCATCGGAACTGAATCGGATGCGAATTGCTGGTGAAATTGCCGCCGAAGCTCACTGTGAAGCCATGCTGGCAACGGCCCCAGGCAAATATGAATTTGAAATCGAAGCCGTGATTGAATATGTCTTTCGGCGGCGTGGCGCGCTGGGTCCGGCCTATACAAGCATCATTGGATCGGGCGCTAATGCCACGATTTTGCACTACAACACCAATGATCGGCTGATGGAAGACGGCGATCTGCTGTTGATTGATGCGGGTTGTGAATATGGCTATTACGCTTCGGACATCACCCGGACATTCCCGGTCAACGGGAAATTTATCGACCCGCAGCGCAAAATCTATGAAGCCGTTCTGAAATCCCAACTGGCTTCAATTGACATGGTCAAACCGGGAAACCGTTTTATTGACTACCATAACAAAGCCACCGAAGTACTGGTTGAAGAACTCCTCAAGCTTGGTTTGCTGGAAGGGACAGTTGAGAAAAACCTGGAAGACAAATCCTATATGAAGTTCTATATGCACCGCGCCGGGCACTGGCTTGGAAGCGATGTGCATGATGCGTCGAGCTATGTGGTCGAACAGGAAGACGACTATGTCTCGCGCATCTTTGAGCCGGGAATGGTCGTCACGGTCGAACCAGGACTCTACTTCCAAACTTCATTGGAAGGAGTGCCTGCCGAATACCTGGGAATTGGTATCCGCATCGAAGATGATGTGGTGGTCACTGAAACGGGCAATGAAATCCTGACGGCTGGTGTCCCGAAGTTGATTGATGAAATTGAAGCCTTGATGGCCCGATGA